One region of Termitidicoccus mucosus genomic DNA includes:
- a CDS encoding sulfatase family protein has protein sequence MSLNRRQFLKTSAATAALAATAKLPLPSATVVSPSAAASRPASLRPGPKPNILYVILEDIGPSLACYGEPLVKTPVLDRFASQSIRFTNTFCTAPVCSASRSALMSGCYQIATGAHQHRTWPWNKRPLPPPARHLCDWFREAGYYTCNLQPSAGEKISGTAGARGCGKLDLNFTVTEPALGDPFDGRDWNQRAPGQPFFAHITINETHTGPGWKIARRQPKSELVDPAQIKLPPYYPDHPVARDDYANYLDAIHLADGYVAELLSRLDREGLADNTIVVISSDHGPLFRGKQFLYDNGLRIPLLVRFPDGRSAGTIDERLVSGVDIAPTLLGFAGIGLPPGATHGHDLFASDTPRRDHVFAARDRMDESTDRMRAVRTARFKYIRNYFPMIPYMQYNAYKERSYPTWNLVKQLAREGRLTPEAALFAADRKPVEELYDLAADPHEIQNLALAPAHIATLKQLRALVDDWVRDTNDHGAQGEDPLDIYRGYHGCLPGDPPPAKRPRYE, from the coding sequence ATGAGCCTGAATCGACGCCAGTTTCTCAAAACATCCGCCGCCACCGCCGCGCTTGCCGCAACGGCGAAACTTCCCCTGCCATCCGCCACCGTCGTTTCGCCCTCGGCGGCTGCTTCGCGTCCAGCCTCGCTCCGTCCAGGACCGAAGCCCAACATCCTCTACGTTATCCTGGAGGACATCGGTCCGAGTCTCGCCTGCTACGGCGAGCCGCTGGTCAAGACGCCCGTGCTCGACCGCTTTGCATCACAGAGTATCCGATTTACAAATACATTTTGCACCGCGCCGGTGTGCTCCGCGAGTCGCTCGGCGCTGATGAGCGGTTGCTACCAAATCGCCACGGGCGCCCATCAGCACCGCACCTGGCCTTGGAACAAACGTCCGCTGCCGCCGCCCGCGCGCCATCTATGCGACTGGTTTCGCGAAGCCGGTTATTACACCTGCAACCTCCAGCCGTCCGCCGGTGAAAAAATATCCGGCACCGCTGGTGCGCGCGGCTGTGGCAAACTCGACCTCAACTTCACCGTCACCGAGCCCGCGCTTGGCGATCCGTTCGACGGGCGCGACTGGAACCAGCGCGCACCCGGCCAGCCCTTCTTTGCGCACATCACCATCAACGAAACGCACACCGGCCCTGGCTGGAAAATCGCGCGCCGGCAGCCCAAGTCCGAACTCGTCGATCCCGCGCAGATCAAACTCCCGCCCTACTACCCCGATCATCCGGTGGCGCGCGACGACTACGCAAACTACCTCGATGCCATTCACCTTGCCGACGGCTACGTGGCCGAGCTTCTCTCGCGTCTCGATCGCGAAGGGCTCGCGGACAACACCATCGTCGTCATCTCCAGCGACCACGGTCCGCTCTTCCGGGGCAAGCAATTCCTCTACGATAATGGCCTGCGCATCCCGCTTCTCGTTCGTTTCCCCGATGGACGCTCCGCCGGAACAATCGACGAACGTCTCGTGAGTGGCGTGGACATTGCACCGACCCTGCTCGGTTTCGCCGGCATTGGGCTGCCTCCGGGCGCAACGCATGGTCACGACCTCTTTGCCTCTGACACGCCGCGCCGCGACCATGTCTTTGCCGCGCGCGACCGCATGGATGAATCGACCGACCGCATGCGCGCCGTTCGCACCGCTCGCTTCAAATACATCCGCAACTACTTCCCGATGATTCCCTACATGCAATACAATGCTTACAAGGAACGCAGCTATCCCACATGGAATCTCGTCAAGCAACTCGCGCGCGAAGGCCGCCTCACACCCGAAGCCGCGCTCTTCGCCGCCGACCGCAAACCCGTCGAGGAGCTCTACGACCTTGCCGCGGATCCCCACGAAATCCAAAACCTTGCCCTTGCCCCGGCGCACATTGCCACGCTCAAACAACTCCGCGCCCTCGTTGACGACTGGGTGCGCGACACCAACGACCACGGCGCGCAAGGCGAGGACCCGCTCGATATTTATCGCGGCTATCACGGCTGCCTTCCCGGCGATCCGCCGCCCGCCAAACGTCCTCGCTACGAATGA
- a CDS encoding TonB-dependent receptor, whose protein sequence is MAGVVTDQSGNYIQGAEVRVAGASTITDREGQFRVEGVPPGSYRVAVDYLGYQSASADVNVAADVTVSVPFVLKSDIIMLDAFKVESIRVGQSRAINQQRAASSIMNVISSDAIGNLPDRTVGEALGRLPGVNVVDDSYASIRGTAAQYNAVQLDGDRLTSAGESTQASQTNGDNRAVDLSMIPAEIVGGIEVIKALTPDRDADSFGGIINLVTRSAFDLKERSINGKFEYIYNAYDSKTGFATSLTYMDVLNQARTLGLSASITYRKEKRSSDKYEFTYYPADSIPFQTGTTDAIGDQAMEQYDTRFNFDDITKLGVNVNLDWKVFPTTELHFRTFYEGNDNDNGRYRNRARALQRYNAASTAQYEYGAQVRFSNNYEDGYTNRDTLRLGIEGKTTLPFGVLEYGVRYGDATSKGGFDRYIFEFPSNTERRAYDWSLDRSNPQYPIFAMTHRSTGENGLFHNLADRKLSSIRFNRGKDDETDLSGNVDYTFPVNLGQQRVDIKTGLKYRGKDRHSRPSIRDYMPNSTINYSEFSIASEPRDLIEGSLASMGPYVSMQEVLDRYYSNPSGWTGDTTGGEILRMEARKYDVSEDILAGYAMGTTKFGRLEVIAGLRWEQTKTSYTWLADPNGPSSGDNSYGRLYPSILLNYRITPNLVLRGAYTNTLARPNYGELVPYRVDNDTQADSGMGGTSPDDYTGTTKIFLGNADLKAQQSQNIDLSIEYYIQPSGVLSAAFFHKDLADVIYRSQWMDPDPVSNTIYFQDRNGSNGKVNGIEFSWQQVFTFLPGPLDGLGINANVTFTDGHSTLEELVPGTTDQYRPLKVDFLPEQPKRVYNVQLWWEKYGFTARVAMNHVADFVRTTGGLTNMSINYPATRWDVSLSYRVTKNFTIYLEGRNLTEEVTGWYASTPNRPESYSFNGRTISGGVKFRF, encoded by the coding sequence GTGGCCGGTGTGGTTACCGACCAGAGCGGCAACTACATTCAGGGCGCCGAGGTACGAGTCGCAGGCGCGTCCACCATCACCGACCGCGAGGGACAGTTCCGCGTCGAGGGCGTCCCTCCCGGCTCCTACCGCGTGGCGGTTGATTACCTCGGTTACCAGTCCGCTTCGGCGGACGTAAATGTCGCCGCCGACGTCACGGTCAGCGTTCCGTTCGTCCTGAAAAGCGACATTATCATGCTCGACGCGTTCAAGGTTGAGAGCATCCGTGTTGGCCAGTCGCGCGCCATCAATCAGCAGCGCGCCGCCAGCTCCATCATGAACGTCATCTCGTCCGACGCCATCGGCAACCTCCCCGACCGCACCGTGGGCGAGGCGCTCGGACGGCTCCCCGGCGTCAATGTCGTGGACGATTCCTACGCGAGCATCCGCGGCACCGCCGCCCAATACAACGCCGTCCAACTCGATGGCGACCGGCTCACCTCCGCCGGCGAGTCCACGCAGGCCTCGCAAACCAACGGCGACAATCGCGCCGTCGACCTCTCCATGATCCCCGCGGAGATCGTCGGCGGCATCGAAGTCATCAAGGCCCTCACGCCGGACAGGGATGCGGACTCCTTCGGCGGCATCATCAACCTCGTCACCCGTTCGGCTTTCGACCTCAAGGAGCGCAGCATCAACGGCAAGTTCGAATACATCTACAACGCCTACGATTCCAAGACCGGCTTCGCCACCTCGCTCACCTACATGGACGTGCTCAATCAGGCTCGCACTCTCGGACTCAGCGCCTCCATCACCTACCGCAAGGAAAAACGCTCCAGCGACAAATACGAATTCACCTATTATCCCGCGGACAGCATTCCATTCCAGACGGGCACGACCGATGCCATCGGCGATCAGGCGATGGAACAATACGACACTCGCTTCAACTTCGACGACATCACCAAACTCGGCGTCAACGTGAACCTCGACTGGAAGGTTTTCCCCACCACGGAACTGCATTTCCGCACCTTCTACGAGGGCAACGACAACGATAACGGACGCTATCGCAACCGCGCCCGCGCGCTGCAACGCTACAACGCCGCCTCGACCGCCCAATACGAATACGGAGCGCAAGTGCGCTTCTCCAACAACTATGAGGACGGCTATACCAACCGCGATACGCTTCGTCTTGGCATCGAGGGCAAGACCACGCTCCCCTTCGGCGTCCTCGAATACGGCGTGCGCTACGGCGACGCCACCTCCAAGGGCGGGTTCGATCGCTATATTTTCGAGTTTCCCAGCAATACCGAGCGCCGCGCCTACGACTGGTCGCTCGACCGTTCCAATCCGCAGTATCCCATTTTCGCCATGACGCACCGGTCCACCGGCGAAAACGGTCTTTTCCATAACCTCGCTGATCGCAAGCTCTCCTCCATTCGTTTCAACAGGGGCAAGGACGACGAGACCGACCTGTCCGGCAACGTTGATTACACCTTCCCCGTCAACCTTGGCCAGCAGCGCGTCGATATCAAAACCGGCCTCAAATACCGCGGCAAGGACCGCCACTCGCGCCCCTCCATCCGTGATTACATGCCAAACAGCACGATCAATTATTCCGAGTTTTCCATCGCCTCCGAACCACGCGATCTCATCGAAGGCAGTTTGGCCAGCATGGGGCCTTATGTGTCCATGCAGGAAGTCCTGGACCGTTATTACAGTAATCCCAGCGGCTGGACTGGCGACACGACCGGCGGCGAAATCCTTCGTATGGAAGCCCGTAAATATGATGTTTCCGAAGACATCCTCGCCGGCTACGCCATGGGCACCACCAAGTTTGGCCGGCTCGAGGTCATCGCCGGCCTGCGCTGGGAGCAGACCAAAACCAGCTACACTTGGCTCGCCGACCCCAACGGTCCGTCGAGCGGCGACAACAGCTATGGGCGCCTCTATCCCAGCATCCTGCTCAACTACCGCATCACGCCCAACCTCGTCCTTCGCGGTGCCTATACTAACACGCTGGCTCGGCCCAATTATGGCGAACTTGTCCCCTATCGCGTGGACAATGACACTCAGGCTGATTCCGGCATGGGCGGCACCAGTCCCGATGACTATACGGGCACGACCAAAATTTTTCTCGGCAACGCCGACCTGAAGGCCCAGCAGTCGCAAAATATAGATCTTTCCATCGAATATTATATCCAGCCCTCCGGTGTTCTCTCGGCCGCCTTCTTCCACAAGGATCTTGCCGACGTCATCTATCGCAGCCAGTGGATGGATCCGGACCCTGTCAGCAACACGATCTACTTTCAGGACCGCAACGGCTCGAATGGCAAGGTAAACGGCATCGAGTTTTCCTGGCAGCAGGTATTCACTTTCCTTCCCGGCCCGCTCGACGGCCTCGGTATCAACGCCAACGTCACCTTCACCGACGGCCACTCCACGCTGGAGGAACTCGTTCCCGGCACGACCGACCAATACCGCCCGCTCAAGGTGGATTTCCTGCCCGAACAGCCGAAGCGCGTCTATAACGTGCAGCTTTGGTGGGAAAAATACGGATTCACCGCGCGTGTGGCCATGAACCATGTGGCCGATTTCGTGCGCACCACCGGCGGCCTCACCAACATGTCTATCAACTATCCCGCCACGCGATGGGACGTCTCGCTTAGCTACCGTGTGACGAAAAACTTCACCATCTATCTTGAAGGCCGCAACCTCACCGAGGAGGTGACGGGATGGTATGCCTCCACGCCCAACCGTCCCGAAAGTTACAGCTTCAATGGACGGACGATCTCCGGTGGCGTAAAATTCCGCTTCTGA
- a CDS encoding glycoside hydrolase family 88/105 protein, translating to MTTLHQPGRTQGMPLHLVIASLALLATATIARASPLSAPTCLDAGPSSPSLSAATAYDEARGYGWITSRSPAGTFTLPQKFAGVRSAPLLDGVAGEDYTLRLDLAPGRWMCIAWLDDGYSNAHTVTLALNGRAIAHNPRSFGRESEPQEPPINRYRVAQFPIQADGDPTEISFRQAAPGGARLLALHLFPLDLPDTDTMRWLAGQVTDAGRHPFRASLDILRAELDRHGARAPELAAGCAYWKAQLDLLAEAERWHRAAGWDEVSLVTRSSMFTRYKIAVSLLDPLVDHPDGDAFPLRDRARWLRARLLYWLWQEQHHEGDNTAYQADLAILRQKYPGDNLIAMYAGEKVPNDGAGDGGRFISSTFRPFPTAPAWSSAQYEALHRLRDIAHYWVDERQISNGEFGGKTDDDVELLRWWPVLMFSGDTKVRDGFAKLANGMWFSPKIHLGYCREPRDVEHSAEYVSDTMPMMALLTRDPAWIDRLAYSHRHMRDLWTGINTHGDRHFKSAWLGATEILTEPPRNRDLSMNARAAKAVRYYAWLANDPDATGLLRDWSLSWAKAAARTDKGKPSGLFPASIRYPDGAINGDEPAWHRANMFWRYFDWGADGRLYDQLLYSWLTSGDTPAKRDARLLQPMLDTLVFLEKQTPVASSVADGSPAWAAARLMDSSEFWNIVTQWRLETNDTRHDAFLIRHGPPYLRYRLTGDTAPLAETINTSILEVLRYNRPLRTSEVLFTDRVRVAQDDGNTTGDDTLAAMLTGCHTAQGFSPYYHVAWEHAPQSLTALVTSTGPDHVAADIFLHQTSSAEIIARCFRLPPGDYRLTLVDAAGKTLLERAEIITAPDHRATLTVPGAILVSMKMMRIGAPQVTSRSDGTSDSPVSEHGQAAPLQTSLAAANIVLRDSVFAFREVPWRAPQGIQILEQHRRPVPTQTEFTLAESGTVHFGVAGDGIIEVQIDDAKAFTRDFSPSAAPREYAYDRFRWPAGFTVPLAAGTHHIRVSASSTAFLQACDSHGETDRRVRFSEWRPASARSPVRDFAIKPEAAFKKHSLVEWHYATGVTHLALLEAADALATSDPAAAAKLRAHVDRFAAFTLENLPWQRDQYQNTHAWRAANFRLFRGCLLDDTSAPALPFIELLRRNQLPSSDAAALIDSILDFVLSKHSRLADGTLSRDEPEPQTVWADDLFMSATFLVRAAEWKKDPRIHDEVVRQAQLFHRHLHNPATGLYWHGYYASRQTPAPFHWARANGWMAWAMSECIRFLPATHPARVQLIALHRGHLAALLRHQSASGLWHQVLDKPESFEETSASAMYLIAMIRGMKGGWLDRDTFAVPARRAWAGLQTRIDTSGVVRGICGGTAIGDSYEHYFNRPQPSHDPRGIGAFIAAAALAAALP from the coding sequence ATGACAACACTTCACCAACCCGGGCGCACGCAAGGCATGCCCCTGCACCTTGTGATTGCTTCCCTCGCCCTGCTGGCGACCGCGACAATCGCCCGCGCCTCTCCGCTCTCCGCACCCACCTGTCTCGACGCCGGGCCATCTTCACCCTCGCTCTCGGCCGCGACGGCTTACGATGAGGCGCGCGGTTATGGCTGGATCACCTCGCGCTCTCCTGCCGGCACCTTCACGCTCCCTCAGAAATTCGCCGGCGTGCGCTCCGCCCCATTGCTCGATGGCGTGGCCGGTGAGGACTACACCCTCCGCCTCGACCTTGCCCCCGGACGCTGGATGTGCATCGCCTGGCTCGACGACGGCTACTCCAACGCGCATACCGTCACCCTTGCGCTCAACGGTCGTGCCATCGCGCACAACCCGCGTTCCTTCGGACGGGAATCAGAACCCCAGGAACCGCCCATCAACCGCTACCGCGTCGCGCAATTCCCCATCCAAGCCGACGGCGACCCCACCGAAATAAGCTTCCGTCAGGCCGCCCCCGGCGGCGCGCGTCTTCTGGCCCTGCATCTGTTCCCTCTTGACCTGCCCGACACCGATACCATGCGCTGGCTTGCCGGCCAAGTTACCGATGCCGGACGCCATCCCTTCCGCGCCTCCCTTGATATCCTCCGTGCCGAATTGGATCGCCACGGTGCCCGGGCCCCGGAACTCGCCGCCGGTTGCGCCTATTGGAAAGCGCAACTCGACCTCCTCGCCGAAGCCGAACGCTGGCATCGCGCCGCCGGCTGGGACGAAGTCAGCCTCGTCACGCGCAGCAGCATGTTCACCCGCTACAAAATCGCCGTCTCGCTCCTCGATCCGCTTGTCGATCACCCCGATGGCGACGCCTTCCCCCTGCGCGACCGCGCCCGCTGGCTCCGCGCGCGCCTCCTCTACTGGCTCTGGCAGGAACAACATCACGAAGGCGACAACACTGCCTATCAAGCCGACCTTGCCATTCTCCGCCAAAAATACCCCGGCGACAATCTCATCGCCATGTATGCCGGCGAAAAAGTCCCCAACGACGGTGCTGGCGATGGTGGACGATTTATCTCTTCAACCTTTCGGCCTTTCCCGACCGCTCCCGCTTGGTCGTCCGCCCAATACGAAGCCCTCCATCGCCTCCGCGACATCGCGCACTACTGGGTCGACGAACGCCAGATTTCCAATGGCGAATTCGGCGGCAAAACCGACGATGACGTTGAGCTTCTCCGCTGGTGGCCCGTGCTCATGTTTTCCGGTGATACCAAAGTGCGCGACGGCTTCGCCAAGCTCGCCAACGGCATGTGGTTCAGCCCGAAGATTCACCTCGGTTACTGCCGCGAACCGCGTGATGTCGAGCATTCGGCCGAATACGTTTCCGACACCATGCCCATGATGGCGCTCCTCACACGCGACCCCGCATGGATCGATCGCCTCGCCTATTCTCATCGCCATATGCGCGACCTCTGGACAGGCATCAACACCCACGGTGACCGCCACTTCAAATCCGCTTGGCTCGGTGCCACCGAAATCCTCACCGAGCCACCGCGCAACCGCGACCTCAGCATGAACGCCCGCGCCGCCAAGGCCGTGCGCTACTACGCCTGGCTTGCCAATGACCCCGATGCCACCGGCCTTCTCCGGGACTGGAGCCTCTCATGGGCAAAAGCCGCTGCCCGCACCGACAAGGGCAAACCTTCCGGCCTTTTCCCCGCCTCCATCCGCTATCCCGATGGCGCGATCAACGGCGATGAACCGGCCTGGCACCGCGCCAACATGTTCTGGCGCTATTTCGATTGGGGAGCCGATGGCCGCCTCTATGACCAGCTTCTCTATTCTTGGCTTACGAGCGGCGACACTCCCGCCAAGCGCGACGCACGCCTCCTCCAGCCCATGCTGGACACGCTCGTGTTTCTTGAAAAACAAACGCCCGTAGCGTCGTCCGTCGCAGACGGCTCCCCTGCATGGGCCGCCGCCCGCCTGATGGACAGTTCCGAGTTCTGGAACATCGTTACCCAATGGCGTCTCGAAACCAACGACACCCGCCACGACGCCTTCCTCATCCGCCACGGCCCGCCTTACCTTCGCTACCGTCTCACGGGCGACACCGCTCCGCTCGCCGAAACCATCAACACCTCCATTCTCGAAGTCCTCCGCTACAACCGCCCTTTGCGCACCAGTGAGGTTCTTTTCACTGATCGCGTTCGCGTCGCGCAGGATGACGGCAATACCACCGGAGACGACACCCTTGCCGCGATGCTCACCGGCTGTCACACCGCGCAAGGATTCTCCCCATACTACCATGTCGCCTGGGAACATGCCCCTCAATCCCTCACCGCGCTCGTCACCTCGACTGGCCCTGATCATGTCGCCGCCGACATTTTCCTTCACCAGACCTCTTCCGCCGAAATCATCGCCCGCTGCTTCCGCCTCCCGCCCGGCGACTATCGCCTCACCCTCGTCGACGCCGCAGGCAAAACGCTCCTCGAGCGTGCCGAAATCATCACCGCTCCCGATCATCGGGCCACCCTCACGGTCCCCGGTGCGATCCTCGTATCCATGAAAATGATGCGAATAGGGGCACCGCAGGTGACGTCCAGATCGGATGGCACGAGCGACTCTCCCGTGTCAGAACACGGGCAAGCCGCGCCCCTCCAAACCTCCCTTGCCGCCGCCAATATCGTCCTCCGTGATTCCGTTTTCGCCTTCCGCGAAGTCCCTTGGCGCGCGCCACAAGGCATCCAGATTCTCGAACAACACCGTCGCCCTGTCCCCACTCAAACCGAGTTCACCCTTGCTGAGTCCGGCACTGTCCACTTCGGCGTTGCCGGCGACGGAATCATCGAGGTCCAAATTGACGATGCCAAAGCTTTTACCCGTGATTTCTCCCCTTCCGCCGCCCCGCGCGAATACGCCTATGACCGTTTCCGGTGGCCCGCCGGATTCACCGTTCCGCTTGCCGCAGGCACGCATCATATCCGCGTCAGCGCATCGTCGACAGCCTTCCTCCAAGCCTGCGATTCTCATGGCGAAACCGACCGCCGCGTGCGCTTTTCCGAATGGCGCCCCGCCAGTGCCCGGTCGCCCGTGCGCGATTTCGCCATCAAACCCGAAGCCGCCTTCAAAAAGCACTCGCTCGTCGAATGGCACTATGCGACCGGTGTCACGCACCTCGCGCTCCTCGAAGCCGCCGACGCTCTCGCCACCTCTGACCCCGCTGCTGCCGCTAAACTGCGCGCCCACGTTGATCGCTTTGCCGCCTTCACGCTGGAAAACCTCCCGTGGCAGCGAGACCAATACCAAAACACCCACGCCTGGCGTGCCGCCAACTTCCGGCTCTTCCGCGGTTGCCTGCTCGACGACACCAGCGCCCCCGCGCTCCCCTTCATCGAGCTCCTTCGACGCAACCAACTCCCTTCGTCCGACGCTGCCGCGCTCATCGACAGCATTCTCGATTTCGTTTTGAGCAAACACTCCCGCCTCGCTGACGGCACCCTCAGCCGCGACGAGCCCGAACCGCAAACGGTATGGGCCGACGACCTCTTTATGAGCGCCACTTTTCTCGTGCGCGCCGCCGAATGGAAAAAAGACCCGCGCATTCACGACGAAGTCGTGCGCCAGGCGCAATTATTCCACCGCCATCTTCACAATCCCGCCACCGGTCTCTACTGGCATGGTTACTACGCATCGCGTCAGACGCCCGCCCCTTTTCATTGGGCGCGCGCCAACGGCTGGATGGCGTGGGCCATGTCCGAGTGCATCCGTTTTCTCCCTGCAACCCATCCCGCCCGCGTTCAACTCATCGCACTCCACCGCGGCCACCTCGCCGCCCTGTTACGCCACCAATCTGCCTCCGGCCTTTGGCATCAAGTTCTCGACAAACCGGAATCCTTCGAGGAAACCTCCGCCAGCGCCATGTATCTCATTGCCATGATTCGAGGCATGAAAGGCGGCTGGCTTGACCGCGACACCTTCGCCGTCCCCGCCCGTCGTGCCTGGGCCGGACTCCAGACGCGCATCGATACCAGTGGCGTCGTGCGGGGTATCTGCGGAGGCACCGCTATCGGCGATTCTTACGAACACTATTTCAACCGTCCGCAACCCAGCCACGATCCCCGGGGCATCGGCGCCTTTATCGCCGCCGCCGCCCTTGCCGCCGCTCTGCCATGA
- a CDS encoding arylsulfatase: MNPLIKKTSLLIPLACGLVPAPGAAPVAKPNIVLILADDLGYGELSISGQRRYDTPNIDRLARDGMIFTQAYAGSPVCAPSRNTLMTGHHTGHATVRNNTSVKGARVGLSPADTTIAQRLRSAGYHTAIIGKWGLGEEGGGSEPGNKGWDFFYGFINQAHAHNQFPEFLYRGTDKEALVPNYSHAEGTFANDRFTEEALTVLERRAADRQPFFLFMSYTTPHAELRCPPDSIAKVKQKYAWAREPGADEKSIQFAAMMLRLDHEVGRLRDRLAELGLAENTLILFTGDNGAHQEDGKNPVFFNSGGIYRGIKRDLYEGGIHEPFFACWPGRIAPGSRTDHLCAFWDFSATALELAGVAATDLPAESISFLPTLLGRPTEQKKHDYLYWEFVVKTQARQAARADNWKAVRYSLDAPLEIYDIIADPGEQHDLAATRPDLVARFAEIMRHAHTESSDFPLRPPPSAGKASSKK; this comes from the coding sequence ATGAACCCGCTCATTAAAAAAACATCGTTACTCATCCCGCTCGCGTGCGGTCTGGTCCCTGCGCCCGGCGCCGCGCCTGTGGCGAAACCCAACATCGTCCTCATCCTCGCCGACGACCTCGGCTACGGCGAACTGTCGATCTCCGGGCAAAGACGCTACGACACGCCGAATATCGACCGCCTCGCGCGCGACGGCATGATCTTCACCCAAGCCTACGCCGGCTCGCCCGTCTGCGCGCCTTCGCGCAACACCCTCATGACCGGCCATCACACCGGGCACGCCACCGTGCGCAACAACACCTCCGTCAAAGGCGCGCGTGTCGGACTCTCACCCGCAGACACCACCATTGCGCAGCGGCTCCGCTCCGCCGGTTACCACACCGCCATCATAGGAAAATGGGGGCTTGGCGAGGAGGGCGGCGGCTCCGAACCCGGCAACAAGGGCTGGGACTTTTTCTACGGCTTCATCAACCAGGCCCACGCGCACAACCAGTTCCCGGAGTTTCTCTATCGCGGCACGGACAAGGAAGCATTGGTGCCGAACTACTCGCATGCCGAAGGCACGTTTGCCAACGACCGTTTTACCGAAGAAGCCTTAACCGTGCTCGAACGACGCGCCGCTGACAGACAGCCTTTTTTCCTCTTCATGAGCTACACCACGCCGCATGCCGAATTGCGCTGCCCGCCCGATTCGATTGCCAAGGTGAAACAAAAATACGCTTGGGCGCGTGAACCCGGCGCTGACGAAAAATCAATCCAGTTTGCCGCCATGATGCTCCGCCTGGATCACGAGGTCGGACGCCTCCGTGACAGACTCGCCGAACTCGGCCTCGCCGAAAACACGCTCATCCTTTTCACTGGCGACAACGGCGCGCATCAGGAAGATGGCAAAAATCCCGTCTTCTTCAACTCCGGCGGCATCTATCGCGGCATCAAGCGCGACCTCTACGAAGGCGGCATCCACGAGCCGTTTTTTGCCTGCTGGCCCGGGCGCATCGCACCCGGTTCGCGCACCGATCACCTTTGCGCATTCTGGGATTTTTCCGCCACTGCGCTCGAACTTGCCGGAGTCGCCGCCACCGATTTGCCGGCGGAAAGCATCAGCTTCCTTCCCACGCTTCTCGGGCGCCCCACGGAACAGAAAAAACACGATTACCTCTACTGGGAATTCGTCGTCAAAACCCAAGCTCGCCAGGCCGCGCGCGCCGACAATTGGAAGGCCGTTCGCTACAGCCTCGATGCTCCGCTGGAAATCTATGACATCATTGCCGATCCCGGCGAACAACACGATCTCGCCGCTACCCGTCCCGATTTGGTCGCGCGTTTTGCCGAAATCATGAGGCACGCGCATACCGAAAGCTCTGATTTTCCCCTCCGCCCGCCACCCTCCGCAGGCAAAGCATCTTCCAAAAAATAA
- a CDS encoding twin-arginine translocation signal domain-containing protein has protein sequence MNRRQFLKTSAATAALTAATGLPLTAASPAVRSENRSKTTKIASYYFAAYIYMSNPRHIREDMEWMAGIGTDYVCISNLEQDLFAAYENVALIIAEAERVGMRVISVPSRWAGLVAGAPKVPSLFSVLNPKTWIVNAKGNTRMMTRATGAISSVHSPETYDFFCESLAELYKQHPTLAGFIIDEPKGFVIDHSKQAVAALGKNAPRAAHLAAAGDFYGRVCEFAKKKWPDKYTIMFQQAHYPQDELAAGAAVKFLDFYGADGRPWGMEEDSRMEQNQEGQESGRGKVLLSGRGESFIKAARSVPGRKSFLLAENHNLKASMLEPMERNYPAVLALRPDLFTYYYYPRSMEQPDRAMKIIGDNIKKFTQSS, from the coding sequence ATGAACCGCCGCCAATTTCTAAAAACATCCGCCGCGACTGCCGCGCTCACCGCCGCCACCGGCCTGCCGCTCACCGCCGCGTCTCCCGCTGTTCGCTCCGAGAACCGCTCGAAGACCACCAAGATCGCTTCTTATTATTTCGCCGCCTATATCTACATGAGCAATCCGCGCCATATCCGCGAAGACATGGAGTGGATGGCGGGCATCGGTACGGACTACGTCTGCATCAGCAACCTCGAACAAGACCTCTTCGCCGCCTACGAAAACGTCGCCCTCATCATTGCCGAGGCCGAACGTGTTGGCATGCGCGTCATTTCCGTGCCCTCGCGCTGGGCCGGCCTTGTCGCCGGTGCGCCGAAAGTCCCCAGCCTCTTCTCCGTGCTCAACCCGAAGACTTGGATCGTCAACGCCAAGGGCAACACCCGCATGATGACCCGCGCCACCGGCGCCATCAGCAGCGTGCATTCTCCCGAAACTTACGACTTCTTCTGCGAATCCCTCGCCGAACTCTACAAACAACACCCCACGCTGGCAGGCTTCATCATCGACGAGCCAAAAGGCTTCGTCATCGATCACTCAAAACAAGCCGTCGCGGCCTTGGGCAAAAATGCTCCTCGCGCCGCGCACCTCGCCGCCGCCGGGGATTTCTACGGGCGTGTTTGCGAGTTCGCCAAAAAGAAATGGCCCGACAAGTACACGATCATGTTTCAGCAGGCGCACTATCCGCAGGACGAACTCGCCGCCGGCGCCGCCGTCAAATTTTTGGACTTCTACGGCGCCGACGGACGTCCCTGGGGCATGGAGGAAGACAGCAGGATGGAGCAGAACCAGGAAGGGCAGGAAAGCGGCCGCGGCAAAGTTCTCCTCAGTGGGAGAGGCGAGTCCTTCATCAAAGCCGCCCGGTCCGTGCCCGGACGCAAAAGTTTTCTCCTCGCGGAAAACCATAATCTCAAGGCATCCATGCTTGAGCCGATGGAGCGCAACTATCCCGCCGTTCTCGCCCTCCGTCCCGACCTCTTCACCTATTACTACTACCCGCGCAGCATGGAACAACCCGATCGCGCCATGAAAATCATCGGCGACAATATCAAAAAATTCACGCAGTCGTCGTGA